A genomic region of Clostridia bacterium contains the following coding sequences:
- a CDS encoding CoA transferase, protein MNDLKPLSGVRVLDLTWVYAGPFATMLLRDLGADVVKVEGPPVGDYTRTFPPMRNSWSGYFYMLNRGKKSVALNLKNARGKQVFLEMVKHFDVVAENFVAGTMDRLGLGYDAIKQANPRIIYASISGFGSFGPYSNLPCVDPVAQAMGGLMSMTGYPDMPPLKTGPAIADSLAGLYLAVGILAALRSREQTGEGHKLEVSMMDSVFSVLEESVIRASMTGNALPARGNTDPLGAPWDAFPTKDGKWLMVCVLGSDKFDKIFRHIGRHDIADKYKGDEEEIIEARSRDLLLINQAFAEWTKTQDSRELRNFLLELRIPCGEVKDVVELLDDPHLRARNMVVDIDHPALGRVKTFNLPIRFFTSNVGISPQDKPMDPDIGQHSYEVLHDLLGLEDKDIEVLRSEGAIWA, encoded by the coding sequence GTGAATGACTTAAAGCCTCTATCAGGAGTAAGAGTGTTAGACCTTACATGGGTTTATGCAGGGCCTTTTGCGACCATGCTGCTGCGGGACTTGGGAGCGGATGTGGTAAAGGTTGAAGGTCCTCCTGTTGGTGACTATACCCGTACTTTCCCCCCGATGCGCAATAGTTGGAGCGGGTATTTCTATATGCTGAACAGGGGCAAGAAGTCGGTGGCTCTCAACCTCAAGAACGCGAGGGGCAAGCAGGTATTCCTCGAAATGGTTAAGCATTTCGATGTAGTGGCAGAGAATTTCGTTGCCGGGACAATGGATAGATTGGGTCTTGGTTATGATGCCATCAAGCAGGCAAACCCGAGAATAATCTATGCTTCTATTAGTGGTTTTGGTAGTTTTGGACCATACTCTAATCTTCCTTGTGTAGACCCGGTTGCTCAGGCGATGGGAGGCCTCATGAGCATGACAGGCTACCCCGATATGCCACCGTTGAAGACAGGCCCAGCCATTGCCGATTCGCTTGCTGGACTATACCTGGCGGTTGGAATACTAGCAGCGTTGCGTTCCAGGGAACAAACTGGGGAGGGACATAAGCTCGAGGTCTCGATGATGGACAGCGTTTTCTCGGTGCTTGAAGAAAGCGTTATCAGGGCTAGCATGACAGGGAATGCCCTTCCGGCAAGGGGTAATACTGATCCTCTTGGTGCGCCCTGGGATGCTTTCCCGACGAAAGACGGTAAGTGGCTTATGGTATGCGTGTTGGGGAGCGATAAGTTCGACAAGATCTTTAGGCATATCGGGCGACATGATATAGCAGATAAATACAAGGGGGATGAGGAGGAAATTATAGAGGCGCGCTCGCGAGATTTGTTGCTTATTAATCAGGCATTTGCTGAATGGACAAAGACTCAAGATAGCAGAGAGCTGAGAAACTTCCTTCTCGAGTTAAGAATTCCATGCGGAGAAGTGAAGGATGTGGTAGAGCTGCTAGATGATCCGCACCTGAGGGCAAGGAATATGGTTGTCGATATAGACCATCCCGCCCTGGGTCGGGTGAAGACTTTCAATCTGCCGATTAGGTTCTTCACCAGTAATGTTGGGATATCCCCCCAAGATAAGCCCATGGATCCTGATATTGGCCAACACAGTTACGAAGTCCTCCACGACCTCTTGGGCTTAGAGGACAAGGACATTGAGGTCCTAAGAAGCGAGGGGGCTATCTGGGCTTAG
- a CDS encoding amino acid permease codes for MSGEPRNATGAKRVLSRWDLLSIGLGAVVGWSWILYAGLWSSTPGTVGGVIAWVVVGLLCTLVGLVYAELSSAFPRAGGEVVFAFEGLGERAMFAAAWCILLAWGSLLLFETITFPIILEGLGFRVPHVGYLYTVAGQPVFISTFLISLLGNAAFAYLNYIGVRFSAIFQTLAVAILFVAAAFFCLSGICLGTPANAKPLFTSPSGFFAVLLMLPGFMSGFNAIPQAAEETYVQPSVLGKSVVYTVWGSVLFYALIVVGLSLGAPLGIRSGEGLVVVKAVDLMFGGSPYARFLVLLASLLGMLTTWNAVYVACSRLLFALGRAKIIPSSVAALHPKHATPHRAILLLFGVTSLCCLLGTSKTIYVGIVNVFSFFLVVLWLLVSVSFIRLRSARPDLERPYRAPAGKVVGFGAVLFSAAYLLVYTPVTPSGLAPGEWLAVALLVLVAVVLYSLWYRGAGYLPASERKRFLSGN; via the coding sequence ATGAGTGGTGAGCCGCGAAACGCCACAGGTGCAAAGAGGGTGCTATCACGGTGGGATCTATTATCGATTGGCCTTGGTGCCGTAGTTGGATGGTCGTGGATCCTCTACGCAGGGTTGTGGTCGTCGACCCCAGGGACGGTTGGCGGAGTAATTGCTTGGGTAGTAGTGGGTTTATTGTGCACACTTGTAGGACTTGTTTACGCTGAACTCTCTTCGGCCTTTCCCAGGGCTGGGGGAGAAGTTGTCTTCGCTTTCGAAGGCCTCGGAGAGAGGGCAATGTTTGCAGCTGCTTGGTGCATTCTGCTCGCCTGGGGATCCCTTCTTCTCTTTGAGACAATAACGTTTCCGATAATACTGGAAGGACTGGGATTCCGCGTTCCCCACGTGGGATACCTATATACCGTTGCAGGTCAACCTGTATTCATCAGTACCTTTCTGATCTCACTTTTGGGAAATGCAGCGTTTGCCTACCTAAACTACATCGGGGTGCGGTTCAGCGCCATTTTCCAAACACTTGCAGTAGCAATTCTTTTCGTTGCAGCTGCATTTTTCTGCCTCAGCGGCATATGCCTGGGCACCCCGGCAAATGCAAAGCCCTTGTTTACCAGCCCAAGTGGCTTTTTTGCAGTACTTCTCATGCTACCCGGATTCATGTCAGGGTTTAACGCCATTCCCCAGGCAGCTGAGGAAACATATGTCCAACCTAGCGTCCTTGGGAAATCCGTGGTATACACTGTTTGGGGATCGGTTCTGTTCTACGCGCTAATCGTGGTTGGGTTATCGTTGGGCGCCCCCCTGGGCATCCGTTCAGGTGAAGGCCTAGTAGTTGTGAAGGCGGTCGACCTCATGTTTGGCGGTTCACCCTACGCGAGGTTTCTCGTACTACTTGCCTCACTCTTGGGGATGCTGACTACGTGGAATGCTGTTTATGTAGCTTGCAGCCGACTGCTGTTTGCGCTGGGAAGGGCAAAGATTATACCGAGTTCTGTGGCAGCGTTACACCCTAAACATGCCACGCCCCACCGTGCAATTCTACTTCTCTTCGGGGTAACTAGTCTCTGCTGCTTACTGGGTACCAGTAAGACTATCTACGTGGGCATAGTGAATGTCTTTTCATTCTTCCTAGTTGTTCTTTGGTTGCTGGTCTCTGTTTCCTTTATTAGATTAAGGTCTGCTCGCCCTGACCTAGAAAGGCCGTACAGGGCACCAGCGGGAAAGGTGGTTGGCTTTGGCGCGGTCTTGTTCTCGGCAGCATACCTTCTAGTATACACGCCTGTCACTCCGTCAGGCCTAGCGCCAGGTGAATGGCTAGCAGTGGCTTTACTTGTGCTCGTAGCCGTGGTTTTGTACTCTCTATGGTATAGAGGAGCAGGTTATCTACCTGCAAGCGAGAGGAAACGGTTCCTTAGTGGGAATTAA
- a CDS encoding transposase encodes MMDRKTPSRKLFYQFSLEERVPEDHFLRLVDQAIDFRFVYDLAAPFYSHTGAPSIDPVVIFKMALIGYLYNITSERRLAEKVRLNLAFMWFIGYDIGERPPDHSILSKARRRFGKQVYEQFFSRVVEACRRAGLIEGDKVYLDATLVRANASLDSLTEREKLLDAGEYVERLWQDNPEEDDATLKARTSLKPGTGGRQPKTNEKWVSTTDPDAALGTASSLPFAPPPVTIPNTGCYLTLSGSIPSMPAGNQRRL; translated from the coding sequence ATGATGGACAGGAAAACCCCCTCTAGAAAGCTATTTTACCAGTTTTCGCTGGAAGAACGGGTACCAGAGGATCACTTTTTGCGGCTGGTGGATCAAGCAATTGATTTCCGTTTCGTCTATGACCTGGCCGCACCCTTCTACAGCCACACAGGCGCCCCCTCAATAGATCCGGTGGTGATCTTCAAGATGGCCCTCATCGGCTATTTATACAACATTACCAGCGAGCGAAGGCTGGCCGAAAAGGTACGGCTCAACCTCGCCTTCATGTGGTTTATAGGCTATGACATCGGTGAACGTCCCCCGGACCACAGCATCCTTTCCAAGGCAAGGCGGAGGTTCGGCAAACAGGTTTACGAGCAGTTTTTCTCAAGGGTAGTTGAAGCTTGCCGGAGGGCTGGCCTGATCGAAGGTGATAAAGTCTACCTGGACGCCACCCTGGTACGGGCCAACGCCTCGCTTGATTCATTGACCGAACGGGAGAAACTTTTAGATGCCGGGGAATACGTTGAGCGGTTATGGCAAGATAACCCGGAAGAAGATGACGCCACATTAAAGGCAAGGACGAGCCTTAAGCCTGGCACCGGCGGCCGGCAACCCAAAACCAACGAGAAGTGGGTTAGCACCACCGATCCCGACGCTGCCTTAGGCACCGCATCATCACTGCCGTTTGCACCACCGCCGGTGACTATCCCGAACACAGGATGTTACCTTACCTTGTCGGGCAGCATACCTTCCATGCCCGCAGGAAACCAAAGGAGGTTGTAG
- a CDS encoding WYL domain-containing protein, with protein sequence MPYPPNRDYPEAVIKVLLTVIEKTPAGGATMEELKEAYREVKDREPSERTIRRIIRRLNLLFDPLAYDRDEDEADLPREHRAIEVREKNGRHTYVFTRDLAAPRLDPGLALLLALSLYPQQRHLLPDQFEVLMKLVFENVLQRMAEWQRLKQEMERYVYVSGYGPASPHRNARLVERILQAIRLAKRVRFTYHRAYDGRVTEREVEPYGLLCRHGVWYLAGRCLTAGERRVFRLDHIERLDLVENSTYTIPEGFSLRDAYAHAWGVWTEEDQGPPETVRLRVGPGLAHKFRVTRYHESQTVTELPGGGLEVRFRVSGAEEMIPWLLGWGASLEVLEPGWLREALADVLEETLGLYRKSAGASCLDPQGGQLP encoded by the coding sequence ATGCCTTACCCGCCAAACCGCGACTACCCGGAGGCAGTTATCAAGGTCCTGCTCACGGTGATCGAAAAGACTCCTGCAGGCGGGGCCACCATGGAGGAACTCAAGGAGGCATACCGGGAAGTGAAGGACCGGGAACCCAGCGAGAGGACCATCCGGCGTATCATCCGGCGCCTGAACCTCCTTTTCGATCCTTTAGCCTACGACCGGGACGAGGACGAAGCAGACCTCCCGCGGGAGCACCGTGCCATCGAAGTCCGGGAAAAGAACGGCCGTCACACTTACGTCTTCACCCGGGACCTGGCTGCGCCCCGCCTGGACCCGGGACTGGCGCTCCTTCTCGCTTTAAGCCTGTACCCGCAACAGCGGCACCTCTTGCCGGATCAGTTCGAGGTGCTGATGAAGCTCGTGTTCGAAAACGTGCTGCAGCGGATGGCGGAGTGGCAGAGGCTGAAGCAGGAGATGGAGCGCTACGTCTACGTGTCGGGATACGGCCCGGCCAGCCCGCACCGGAACGCACGCCTGGTGGAAAGGATACTCCAAGCCATCCGCCTGGCCAAGCGGGTCCGCTTCACCTACCACCGCGCCTACGACGGGCGGGTAACCGAGCGGGAAGTCGAGCCGTACGGCCTCCTTTGCCGGCACGGGGTGTGGTACCTGGCGGGCCGCTGCCTAACCGCCGGGGAGAGGCGGGTCTTCCGCCTCGACCACATAGAGCGCCTTGACCTGGTCGAAAACAGCACCTATACCATCCCCGAAGGCTTCTCGCTCCGGGACGCCTATGCCCACGCGTGGGGCGTCTGGACGGAAGAAGATCAGGGTCCGCCGGAAACGGTCCGCCTGCGGGTGGGTCCGGGGCTGGCCCACAAGTTCCGCGTCACCAGGTACCACGAGAGCCAGACCGTAACGGAACTGCCCGGCGGGGGCCTGGAGGTGCGCTTCAGGGTGAGCGGCGCGGAAGAGATGATCCCCTGGCTCTTGGGCTGGGGTGCCTCCCTTGAAGTCCTGGAGCCGGGCTGGTTGAGGGAGGCACTGGCGGACGTTCTCGAGGAAACCCTGGGTCTCTACCGGAAAAGCGCGGGGGCTTCCTGCCTGGACCCTCAAGGAGGGCAGCTGCCATGA
- a CDS encoding transposase, translating into MKRTNVVRLIPDQEARSVLRTLGDRCAALWNSAQYRMRQAFFSGLPVPSYARLCKEFQDHDAYRALPSDMAQEILKKARQSWNAFFACLRLYRDGRLDSRPRVAGYWKDRRSGQRLLRVIPVKSPRSYSLTANTLSVTLPADLRSGGRLAIPTRGILRFSGAPRTLELSYDPARRRWYASQVVEMPEPERNPRPTQAAGIDLGARTLVALAVEGVERQVLFSGREVWKDFLYWTRKISAEQSRLAGAGRRTSWRLKLLYRRRARRLAHAFRALAKELARTLRASRVGTLYLEDLTGIRKDMDFGPGNLLVHNFWAFRMLRKAVEAACLRAGIEVVPVEADGTSSRCSACSGAVQRPKRNRAYCPRCGLAWHADANAALNIMSKGSSKGHGAKAKAPAPAALRWNRHRWVARAKPAAGMSRKTASRNLAA; encoded by the coding sequence ATGAAACGAACCAACGTCGTCCGCCTTATCCCCGACCAGGAAGCAAGGTCTGTGCTGAGAACCCTTGGCGACCGGTGCGCAGCTTTATGGAACAGCGCCCAGTACCGGATGCGCCAGGCCTTCTTCTCCGGTCTTCCGGTCCCGTCCTATGCCCGGCTGTGCAAGGAGTTCCAGGACCACGACGCCTACAGGGCCCTGCCCTCCGACATGGCGCAGGAGATTCTTAAAAAAGCCAGGCAGTCCTGGAACGCTTTCTTCGCCTGCCTGCGGCTGTACCGGGACGGCAGGCTGGACAGCAGGCCGCGCGTGGCCGGCTACTGGAAGGACCGGAGATCCGGACAGCGGCTTCTCAGGGTTATACCCGTCAAGTCTCCCCGATCTTACTCCCTAACGGCAAATACCCTTTCCGTGACCCTTCCCGCCGACCTGCGCTCGGGCGGCAGGCTGGCCATCCCCACCAGGGGCATCCTCCGGTTCTCCGGGGCACCCAGAACCCTGGAACTCAGCTACGACCCGGCCAGAAGACGCTGGTATGCCTCCCAGGTGGTGGAGATGCCGGAACCCGAGAGAAACCCCAGGCCAACCCAGGCCGCCGGGATCGACCTGGGGGCGAGGACCCTGGTAGCCCTCGCCGTCGAAGGGGTGGAGCGCCAGGTCCTCTTCTCCGGCAGGGAAGTCTGGAAGGACTTCCTCTACTGGACCAGGAAGATCTCGGCCGAGCAGTCCCGGCTGGCCGGGGCCGGGAGGAGGACTTCCTGGAGGCTCAAGCTCCTCTACCGCAGGCGGGCCAGGAGGCTCGCTCACGCCTTCCGGGCCCTGGCGAAGGAACTCGCAAGGACCCTCAGGGCCAGCCGGGTGGGCACGCTCTATCTGGAGGACCTGACCGGCATCCGGAAGGATATGGACTTCGGGCCGGGAAACCTCCTGGTCCACAACTTCTGGGCCTTCCGGATGCTGAGGAAGGCCGTGGAGGCGGCCTGCTTAAGAGCGGGGATAGAAGTGGTCCCCGTGGAGGCAGACGGCACCTCCTCGCGCTGCTCCGCGTGCAGCGGAGCCGTACAGAGGCCGAAAAGGAACAGGGCATACTGCCCGCGCTGCGGCCTGGCGTGGCACGCCGACGCCAACGCCGCCTTGAATATCATGTCTAAGGGCTCCTCGAAGGGGCACGGGGCGAAGGCCAAAGCCCCCGCGCCGGCAGCCCTCCGGTGGAACCGCCACCGCTGGGTCGCCCGCGCCAAACCTGCGGCCGGCATGTCTCGTAAGACAGCGAGCCGCAACCTCGCAGCTTAG
- a CDS encoding DNA-protecting protein DprA: MQETADGRLVLGVTLLQMGVLGPVSIARLMKAFDSVDALRAAGPALVRTLIPPGGRTDVMAVVTDPSTLDKAHRSAHEVLSRDRELGIEEVPFYDARYPRLLSLIPDFPPILFVRGRSECLKSTRNVAVVGTREPTPTGRARAPMMASYFAAKGYVVVSGFAKGIDTAAHRGAIEAGGITVGVLGGPLDKLHPAENRHLMMEALERGGCLLSEKPLGNPATKADFIRRDRIQAGLSLGVIAVQAGINSGTMHTALFAKRYGRPVFCPVPPEREMKLPQYEGIKVLVEKHGATYFTEDALGTVEARIAEMEARLLHEFSAVPKPEPRQQPPCS, encoded by the coding sequence ATGCAGGAAACTGCCGACGGCAGGCTGGTCCTGGGGGTTACGCTCCTCCAGATGGGAGTCCTCGGCCCCGTTTCCATAGCCAGGCTTATGAAGGCGTTTGATTCCGTCGATGCGCTTCGGGCTGCCGGTCCTGCGCTGGTGAGGACGCTCATCCCCCCGGGAGGCAGAACCGATGTAATGGCAGTTGTAACGGACCCATCCACGCTCGACAAGGCCCATAGGTCAGCCCATGAAGTGCTCTCCAGGGACAGGGAGCTGGGCATCGAAGAGGTTCCGTTCTATGATGCCCGCTACCCCCGGCTGCTCTCTCTCATACCGGACTTCCCCCCTATCCTCTTCGTGCGCGGCAGGTCCGAGTGTCTAAAAAGCACAAGAAACGTAGCCGTAGTGGGAACCAGGGAGCCCACCCCCACCGGCAGGGCCAGGGCACCGATGATGGCCTCCTATTTTGCCGCCAAGGGCTACGTGGTGGTGAGCGGCTTTGCCAAAGGCATTGATACTGCTGCCCACCGGGGGGCCATCGAGGCGGGCGGCATCACCGTGGGAGTGCTCGGCGGCCCCCTGGATAAGCTCCATCCGGCCGAGAACCGGCATCTCATGATGGAGGCGCTTGAGCGAGGCGGCTGCCTTCTCTCCGAAAAGCCTCTGGGAAACCCGGCAACCAAGGCAGACTTCATCAGGAGGGACCGCATCCAGGCCGGGCTCAGCCTGGGCGTGATAGCCGTCCAGGCCGGCATAAACAGCGGCACCATGCACACTGCCCTGTTTGCCAAGAGGTACGGGCGGCCGGTGTTCTGCCCGGTGCCGCCCGAAAGGGAGATGAAGCTTCCCCAGTACGAAGGGATAAAGGTCCTGGTGGAAAAGCACGGAGCTACCTACTTCACCGAGGACGCCCTGGGGACGGTCGAGGCAAGAATTGCGGAGATGGAAGCCCGGCTGCTGCACGAATTCTCGGCTGTCCCCAAACCTGAACCCAGACAACAGCCTCCTTGCTCTTAG
- a CDS encoding transposase, which translates to MAQYQIVADSEILQQSFMRGQGLAHLVKEILNQVLEGQATEQVGTKPYERTEERKGYSNGHSRKAA; encoded by the coding sequence GTGGCCCAATACCAGATTGTTGCAGACAGCGAGATTCTGCAGCAGTCATTTATGCGAGGTCAGGGTCTTGCGCATCTTGTGAAAGAGATACTGAATCAGGTGCTTGAAGGTCAGGCCACCGAACAGGTAGGAACAAAACCGTATGAACGTACCGAAGAGCGCAAAGGGTACAGTAACGGTCACTCACGCAAGGCCGCTTAA
- a CDS encoding transposase yields the protein MNVPKSAKGTVTVTHARPLKSRVGELRLQVPRSWNGSFSTDLFERYQRSEQALLLAMIEMVVNGVFT from the coding sequence ATGAACGTACCGAAGAGCGCAAAGGGTACAGTAACGGTCACTCACGCAAGGCCGCTTAAATCACGCGTAGGCGAATTAAGGCTGCAGGTTCCCCGGTCATGGAACGGCAGCTTCTCAACCGACTTGTTTGAACGGTACCAGCGCAGTGAACAGGCGCTTCTTCTGGCTATGATCGAGATGGTCGTCAACGGCGTCTTTACCTGA
- a CDS encoding S-layer homology domain-containing protein yields MGRRNGFLQTVLLFLVCFVVAVVFIPQPVRAGPAAGMFFSDIAGSWARPYIEDLKQFDAISGFADGTFRPNDNVTRAQFAKMLVSVTQARDRVLAEDQNAAVYYPAIDADAGACRFADVAGPSWDWARPYIGGAVKAGVIKGYSDGRFGPNDCITRAQLAAMIGRLLPDRVAKPLAMSDVPGWCRAEVAKAVGVGAVSGFADGTFRPDDYATRGQVAKMLDCLMRGYDPTRQKAEPSPAPPSENLTPAEIAERFGPAVAYITTADSSGRPLARGSGFVVGGRKVVTNFHVIKDAWSVSLAVGGRSYRVTSLANYDEKRDIAVIDLPESVPVSAELGDSSAVRAGDSIVVIGNPLGLQNTVSTGVVSFPERLMNDGLKWLQISAPVSPGSSGGPVFNLRGEVIGVVTWGYTPEASAQNLNFAVPADSVKPMLTTSRPVELSALFPAAPPVSYSGFAGYVEDTYRYTAVGPYTLSFYRASVFELSDGTIAVDLAVNLEQSLELLNAVNGGYRTGVEDWLLSIYYEAKAAFQERNVGVGVTLIDYFYTYPTFIPPDCLTLQPDGTWFAIYPVAIAGNFGGYPQVVWFPVG; encoded by the coding sequence ATGGGGAGGAGGAACGGGTTTCTTCAGACGGTACTGTTGTTCCTTGTATGTTTTGTGGTGGCGGTGGTTTTCATCCCGCAGCCGGTTAGAGCTGGGCCCGCGGCAGGAATGTTCTTTTCCGACATTGCCGGCAGCTGGGCCCGGCCCTACATCGAGGACCTCAAACAGTTCGACGCCATCAGCGGCTTCGCCGACGGAACCTTCAGGCCGAACGACAACGTTACCAGGGCTCAGTTCGCCAAGATGCTGGTTTCTGTCACCCAGGCCCGGGACCGGGTGCTGGCCGAAGACCAGAACGCAGCTGTCTACTACCCGGCCATAGACGCGGACGCCGGCGCATGCAGGTTTGCCGACGTGGCCGGCCCAAGCTGGGACTGGGCCCGCCCCTACATCGGCGGGGCGGTCAAGGCCGGGGTGATAAAGGGCTACTCGGATGGGCGCTTCGGCCCCAATGACTGCATAACCCGGGCCCAGCTTGCGGCCATGATCGGAAGGCTTCTTCCCGACAGGGTGGCCAAGCCTCTGGCCATGAGCGACGTGCCTGGCTGGTGCCGCGCCGAAGTGGCGAAAGCAGTGGGAGTGGGCGCGGTCTCCGGCTTCGCCGACGGGACCTTCAGGCCGGACGACTATGCCACCCGGGGCCAGGTGGCCAAGATGCTGGACTGCCTGATGCGGGGATACGACCCGACCAGGCAGAAGGCAGAACCCTCACCTGCACCCCCTTCCGAAAACCTGACTCCGGCCGAGATTGCCGAGCGGTTCGGGCCGGCCGTGGCCTACATCACCACCGCCGACTCGTCCGGCCGGCCGCTGGCCCGGGGATCGGGGTTTGTGGTTGGGGGCAGGAAGGTGGTGACCAATTTCCACGTCATTAAGGATGCCTGGTCAGTTTCTCTCGCCGTAGGCGGCAGGAGCTACCGGGTGACCTCTCTCGCCAACTACGACGAGAAACGCGACATCGCGGTCATCGACCTGCCGGAGAGCGTCCCTGTCTCGGCGGAGCTCGGGGACTCGTCGGCTGTCAGAGCCGGGGACAGCATAGTGGTCATCGGGAATCCCCTGGGCCTGCAGAACACGGTCAGCACCGGAGTGGTGAGCTTCCCCGAACGGCTTATGAATGACGGTCTCAAGTGGCTTCAGATCTCGGCTCCCGTGTCGCCTGGTTCCAGCGGCGGCCCGGTGTTCAACCTGCGGGGGGAGGTCATCGGGGTGGTGACCTGGGGCTATACCCCTGAAGCAAGCGCCCAGAACCTCAACTTTGCCGTGCCTGCCGACAGCGTGAAGCCGATGCTGACCACGAGCCGCCCGGTTGAGCTGTCGGCCCTGTTTCCGGCTGCCCCTCCGGTGTCTTACTCCGGGTTTGCCGGGTACGTTGAGGACACGTACCGATATACGGCCGTCGGCCCCTACACCTTGAGCTTTTACCGGGCAAGCGTGTTCGAGCTCTCTGATGGCACCATCGCTGTGGACCTTGCCGTAAACCTGGAACAGTCCCTTGAGCTGCTTAATGCGGTGAATGGCGGTTACAGGACAGGTGTCGAAGACTGGTTGCTGTCGATCTACTATGAGGCCAAAGCTGCGTTTCAGGAAAGAAACGTTGGGGTAGGTGTGACCTTGATTGATTATTTCTACACCTACCCCACGTTTATTCCACCTGACTGCCTGACCCTGCAGCCGGACGGTACCTGGTTTGCCATCTATCCGGTGGCAATAGCCGGCAATTTCGGAGGCTACCCCCAGGTAGTCTGGTTCCCGGTGGGCTAG
- a CDS encoding S-layer homology domain-containing protein, which yields MARKVVSMVSAFLLFAFLLLGWMTPASAAGPGLPVEVGFQDTTAHWAKAYIYDLASYGAISGFADNTFRPEANVTRAQFAKMLVAATQAVREAASYRGKDPLFAPIALDAASATFADVRGSSMDWARPYIGGAVKAGVIKGYSDGRFGPNDCITRAQLAAMIGRLLPDSAAKPVSFPDVPSWCRSEVAKAVGVGAVSGFADGTFKPDQHATRAQVAKVIDGLLNGMDVAPTVAEVHFIDVGEADAIFARLPGGRTMMVDAGNNEDGAFLVDYLRKAGVERIDAFIATHPHEDHIGGAGEVVKNFQVARAYLPDVTHSSASYQEFLNALMSRSVPVTKAASGVTVFDAPGLSVRLLAPCGTAYEDINNYSAVAKVQVRETAFLLAGDAEDVSENEMLASGADLSAAVLKVGHHGSESPTTPAFLAAVRPKYAVISVGAGNSYGHPAAEALARLSAAGAKVFRTDRDGTVVFTTGGRWISVAKLLAGNPDRPVTGPPGGTEPAPSEVKITGKDLAAEVVTVTNKGSTAVNLQGWKLVSEAGNQTYIFPAVTLQPGASVRVWSGPNAKDSPPTDLKWTTANIWNKSGDPAALYDAAGRLVDRVP from the coding sequence ATGGCAAGAAAGGTTGTCTCGATGGTTTCTGCGTTCCTGCTGTTTGCCTTCCTTCTTCTGGGATGGATGACTCCGGCCTCTGCTGCGGGGCCTGGTCTGCCCGTGGAAGTCGGTTTCCAGGATACGACCGCCCACTGGGCAAAGGCCTACATCTACGACCTCGCGAGCTACGGTGCCATAAGCGGGTTTGCCGACAACACCTTCCGGCCTGAGGCCAACGTCACCCGCGCCCAGTTCGCCAAGATGCTGGTGGCCGCCACCCAGGCGGTGCGGGAGGCGGCTTCCTACCGGGGAAAGGACCCGCTCTTTGCGCCCATCGCGCTTGACGCTGCCTCCGCGACGTTTGCCGACGTCCGGGGAAGCTCCATGGACTGGGCCCGCCCCTACATCGGCGGGGCTGTGAAGGCCGGGGTGATAAAGGGTTACTCGGATGGGCGCTTCGGGCCCAATGACTGTATAACCAGGGCCCAGCTCGCCGCTATGATCGGCAGGCTTCTCCCCGACTCGGCGGCCAAACCCGTAAGCTTCCCCGACGTTCCGTCCTGGTGCCGCAGCGAGGTGGCCAAAGCCGTCGGGGTCGGGGCAGTGTCGGGCTTCGCGGACGGCACCTTCAAACCCGACCAGCACGCCACCCGGGCCCAGGTGGCGAAGGTCATAGACGGGCTGCTTAACGGCATGGACGTCGCGCCCACGGTCGCCGAGGTCCACTTCATCGACGTCGGGGAAGCGGACGCCATTTTTGCCAGGCTCCCCGGAGGGCGCACCATGATGGTCGATGCCGGGAATAACGAGGACGGGGCGTTCCTGGTGGACTACCTCCGCAAGGCCGGAGTCGAGAGGATCGATGCCTTCATCGCCACCCACCCCCACGAGGACCACATCGGGGGCGCCGGTGAAGTGGTCAAAAACTTTCAGGTGGCGCGCGCATACCTCCCCGATGTGACCCACAGCTCCGCAAGCTATCAGGAGTTCCTGAATGCCCTCATGAGCCGCAGCGTGCCGGTGACCAAAGCCGCCTCCGGGGTAACGGTGTTCGATGCGCCGGGGCTCTCGGTCAGGCTCCTTGCCCCCTGCGGAACCGCGTACGAGGACATCAACAACTACTCGGCGGTGGCGAAGGTCCAGGTCCGCGAGACCGCATTTCTCCTTGCCGGGGATGCGGAGGACGTATCGGAAAACGAGATGCTTGCCTCCGGTGCCGACCTTTCCGCTGCGGTGCTGAAGGTCGGCCACCACGGGTCGGAGTCGCCCACCACTCCCGCGTTCCTTGCGGCCGTGAGGCCGAAGTACGCGGTCATTTCGGTCGGTGCCGGGAACAGCTACGGCCATCCGGCGGCGGAGGCTCTCGCCCGGCTTTCTGCGGCGGGCGCTAAGGTCTTCCGCACCGACCGGGACGGCACGGTGGTGTTCACCACGGGTGGCCGGTGGATCTCGGTGGCTAAGTTGCTCGCCGGCAACCCCGACCGGCCGGTAACCGGGCCCCCGGGCGGGACTGAACCTGCGCCTTCAGAAGTAAAAATCACAGGGAAGGACCTTGCAGCCGAGGTGGTGACCGTCACCAATAAGGGGAGCACGGCGGTCAACCTCCAGGGCTGGAAGCTGGTCAGCGAGGCCGGAAACCAGACCTATATCTTCCCGGCAGTTACCCTCCAACCCGGCGCCTCGGTGCGGGTGTGGAGCGGGCCGAACGCCAAGGACAGCCCGCCCACCGACCTGAAGTGGACGACGGCAAACATCTGGAACAAAAGCGGGGACCCGGCGGCGCTCTACGATGCAGCAGGAAGGCTGGTAGATAGGGTGCCGTAG